One Hippoglossus stenolepis isolate QCI-W04-F060 chromosome 9, HSTE1.2, whole genome shotgun sequence genomic region harbors:
- the trim36 gene encoding E3 ubiquitin-protein ligase TRIM36 isoform X3, whose protein sequence is MSDSEDMTEFASIVERIERGERRSSSGTAAVPIKNIERELICPICKELFTHPLILPCQHSVCHKCVRELLQLNYDDSFDAGSECSMPGSPRSRVPSPSMERLDRLVRSGPRKRSGNTGLKTEINPALLGSPVPQKRSISSPGWRRGSVTPRVTAIPCPGCQHDIELGERGISMLFRNFTLESIVERYRQAARAAVAIMCNICKPPQLQEATKSCMDCKASYCNECFKLHHPWGTPKAQHEYVGPTTNFRPKVLMCPEHEMEKVNMYCEVCRRPVCHLCKLGGSHANHKVTSMSSAYKILKEKLAKSIHYLISKEDQVRTQITDLELLISQTEDNGQLAERQANEHFERLFETLQERKSEMLRSIEQSRNRRLNHLKTQVEEYQGMLENSGLVGYAQEVLKETDQSCFVQTAKQLHLRIQKATESLRTFHAAADPCFDEFVLDTSREETLLKEMCFGGVPDPPLIDLSHSRVYNEASISWRLSDDHLPTDHHVVEYRRLGGPSQSPSQEDGEDSGVWRPTEKVYGPSSVVCDLEADSLYSFRVRSCRNSMFSPYSPEVTLHTPPAPALGFLFSDKCGFSAERLILNKRRDTVESVAGMAFLLAAERVQTGSYIGLDYIIGDTGISQGRHYWSFKVEPHSYMVKVGVASDSKLLEWFHNPRDTSSPRYDHDSGHDSGSEDTCYELSQPFTLLTLGMGRLFIPKASSSSSVSSANAPSADPGNRVLPMPQRIGVCLDYDACRVYFYDADTMRCLYERQVDCSGTMYPAFGLMGSSKVQLEELITAKRLTF, encoded by the exons GTGCCGATCAAAAACATCGAGAGGGAGCTGATCTGCCCGATCTGCAAGGAGCTCTTCACCCACCCGCTGATCCTGCCCTGTCAGCACAGCGTCTGCCACAAGTGTGtcagagagctgctgcagctgaactaTGACGACTCTTTCGATGCCGGCTCCGAGTGCTCCATGCCGGGCAGCCCCAGGTCCAGGGTGCCCTCCCCCTCCATGGAGAGGCTGGACAGGCTCGTGAGATCAG GTCCTCGGAAACGGAGTGGAAATACTGGCTTGAAAACTGAGATAAATCCAGCACTCCTCGGTTCCCCTGTCCCCCAAAAAC GCTCTATCTCATCCCCAGGGTGGCGCAGAGGGTCAGTGACTCCACGGGTCACCGCCATCCCATGCCCCGGCTGCCAGCATGACATCGAACTTGGCGAGCGCGGCATCAGCATGCTGTTCCGTAACTTCACCCTGGAGAGCATTGTCGAGCGCTACCGCCAGGCCGCCCGCGCCGCAGTGGCGATTATGTGTAACATCTGCAAGCCTCCCCAGCTGCAGGAGGCGACAAAGAGCTGCATGGACTGCAAGGCTAGCTACTGTAACGAGTGCTTCAAGCTGCACCACCCCTGGGGGACACCCAAAGCTCAGCACGAGTATGTCGGCCCCACGACAAACTTTAGGCCCAAG GTGCTCATGTGTCCGGAGCACGAGATGGAGAAGGTGAACATGTACTGCGAGGTCTGCAGACGACCCGTGTGTCACCTCTGCAAGCTGGGAGGATCCCACGCCAACCACAAGGTCACCTCCATGAGCAGCGCCTACAAGATCCTAAAG GAGAAGCTGGCCAAGAGTATCCATTACCTCATCAGCAAAGAGGACCAGGTCAGGACTCAGATTACTGATCTTGAGCTGCTCATCAGTCAGACCGAG GACAATGGCCAACTAGCAGAGCGTCAAGCCAATGAGCACTTTGAGCGTCTGTTTGAGACGCTGCAGGAGAGGAAATCCGAGATGCTCAGATCCATTGAACAGTCTCGTAACCGACGCCTGAACCATCTCAAGACCCAG GTGGAGGAGTACCAAGGCATGTTGGAGAACAGTGGTCTAGTGGGCTACGCTCAGGAGGTGCTGAAAGAGACGGACCAGTCCTGCTTTGTACAGACGGCCAAGCAGCTGCACCTCAG gatcCAGAAGGCCACAGAGTCTCTGAGGACCTTCCACGCTGCAGCCGACCCCTGCTTCGATGAGTTTGTGCTGGACACCTCCAGAGAAGAGACTCTGCTCAAAGAGATgtgctttggtggag ttCCAGACCCCCCTCTGATTGACCTGTCCCATAGCAGAGTCTATAACGAGGCCTCAATCTCCTGGAGGCTTTCCGATGATCACCTGCCAACAGATCACCACGTGGTTGAGTACCGCAG actCGGAGGCCCGAGCCAGTCCCCGTCCCAAGAGGACGGCGAGGACAGCGGCGTCTGGAGGCCTACAGAAAAGGTGTATGGTCCCAGCAGTGTTGTGTGCGACCTGGAGGCCGACAGCTTGTACTCCTTCAGGGTCCGCAGCTGCAGGAACTCCATGTTCAGCCCCTACAGCCCTGAGGTCACCCTCCACACACCTCCTGCACCCG CTTTAGGTTTCCTGTTCAGCGACAAGTGTGGCTTCAGCGCGGAGCGGCTCATCCTAAACAAGCGACGGGACACCGTGGAGAGCGTGGCGGGCATGGCCTTCCTCCTTGCAGCAGAGCGTGTGCAGACGGGCAGTTACATTGGACTAGATTACATAATTGGGGACACTGGCATCTCTCAGGGAAG ACATTATTGGTCCTTCAAGGTGGAGCCGCACTCCTACATGGTTAAAGTTGGAGTGGCCTCTGACTCGAAGCTGCTTGAATGGTTTCACAATCCCAGAGATACCAGCAGCCcgag ATACGACCATGACAGTGGGCACGACAGTGGCAGTGAGGACACGTGCTACGAGCTCTCGCAGCccttcaccctcctcaccctggGCATGGGCAGACTCTTCATCCCTAAGGCCTCGTCATCCTCTTCCGTTTCCTCAGCAAACGCTCCGTCCGCTGACCCCGGCAATCGCGTGCTTCCCATGCCGCAACGCATTGGGGTGTGCCTAGATTACGACGCCTGCCGGGTGTATTTCTACGACGCAGACACCATGAGGTGCCTTTATGAGAGGCAGGTGGATTGTTCGGGAACAATGTATCCAGCCTTCGGCCTCATGGGCAGCAGCAAGGTGCAACTGGAGGAGTTAATCACGGCGAAGAGACTGACCTTCTGA
- the trim36 gene encoding E3 ubiquitin-protein ligase TRIM36 isoform X2, whose protein sequence is MSDSEDMTEFASIVERIERGEVPIKNIERELICPICKELFTHPLILPCQHSVCHKCVRELLQLNYDDSFDAGSECSMPGSPRSRVPSPSMERLDRLVRSGGSRGSISSPGWRRGSVTPRVTAIPCPGCQHDIELGERGISMLFRNFTLESIVERYRQAARAAVAIMCNICKPPQLQEATKSCMDCKASYCNECFKLHHPWGTPKAQHEYVGPTTNFRPKVLMCPEHEMEKVNMYCEVCRRPVCHLCKLGGSHANHKVTSMSSAYKILKEKLAKSIHYLISKEDQVRTQITDLELLISQTEDNGQLAERQANEHFERLFETLQERKSEMLRSIEQSRNRRLNHLKTQVEEYQGMLENSGLVGYAQEVLKETDQSCFVQTAKQLHLRIQKATESLRTFHAAADPCFDEFVLDTSREETLLKEMCFGGVPDPPLIDLSHSRVYNEASISWRLSDDHLPTDHHVVEYRRLGGPSQSPSQEDGEDSGVWRPTEKVYGPSSVVCDLEADSLYSFRVRSCRNSMFSPYSPEVTLHTPPAPALGFLFSDKCGFSAERLILNKRRDTVESVAGMAFLLAAERVQTGSYIGLDYIIGDTGISQGRHYWSFKVEPHSYMVKVGVASDSKLLEWFHNPRDTSSPRYDHDSGHDSGSEDTCYELSQPFTLLTLGMGRLFIPKASSSSSVSSANAPSADPGNRVLPMPQRIGVCLDYDACRVYFYDADTMRCLYERQVDCSGTMYPAFGLMGSSKVQLEELITAKRLTF, encoded by the exons GTGCCGATCAAAAACATCGAGAGGGAGCTGATCTGCCCGATCTGCAAGGAGCTCTTCACCCACCCGCTGATCCTGCCCTGTCAGCACAGCGTCTGCCACAAGTGTGtcagagagctgctgcagctgaactaTGACGACTCTTTCGATGCCGGCTCCGAGTGCTCCATGCCGGGCAGCCCCAGGTCCAGGGTGCCCTCCCCCTCCATGGAGAGGCTGGACAGGCTCGTGAGATCAGGTGGGTCTCGGG GCTCTATCTCATCCCCAGGGTGGCGCAGAGGGTCAGTGACTCCACGGGTCACCGCCATCCCATGCCCCGGCTGCCAGCATGACATCGAACTTGGCGAGCGCGGCATCAGCATGCTGTTCCGTAACTTCACCCTGGAGAGCATTGTCGAGCGCTACCGCCAGGCCGCCCGCGCCGCAGTGGCGATTATGTGTAACATCTGCAAGCCTCCCCAGCTGCAGGAGGCGACAAAGAGCTGCATGGACTGCAAGGCTAGCTACTGTAACGAGTGCTTCAAGCTGCACCACCCCTGGGGGACACCCAAAGCTCAGCACGAGTATGTCGGCCCCACGACAAACTTTAGGCCCAAG GTGCTCATGTGTCCGGAGCACGAGATGGAGAAGGTGAACATGTACTGCGAGGTCTGCAGACGACCCGTGTGTCACCTCTGCAAGCTGGGAGGATCCCACGCCAACCACAAGGTCACCTCCATGAGCAGCGCCTACAAGATCCTAAAG GAGAAGCTGGCCAAGAGTATCCATTACCTCATCAGCAAAGAGGACCAGGTCAGGACTCAGATTACTGATCTTGAGCTGCTCATCAGTCAGACCGAG GACAATGGCCAACTAGCAGAGCGTCAAGCCAATGAGCACTTTGAGCGTCTGTTTGAGACGCTGCAGGAGAGGAAATCCGAGATGCTCAGATCCATTGAACAGTCTCGTAACCGACGCCTGAACCATCTCAAGACCCAG GTGGAGGAGTACCAAGGCATGTTGGAGAACAGTGGTCTAGTGGGCTACGCTCAGGAGGTGCTGAAAGAGACGGACCAGTCCTGCTTTGTACAGACGGCCAAGCAGCTGCACCTCAG gatcCAGAAGGCCACAGAGTCTCTGAGGACCTTCCACGCTGCAGCCGACCCCTGCTTCGATGAGTTTGTGCTGGACACCTCCAGAGAAGAGACTCTGCTCAAAGAGATgtgctttggtggag ttCCAGACCCCCCTCTGATTGACCTGTCCCATAGCAGAGTCTATAACGAGGCCTCAATCTCCTGGAGGCTTTCCGATGATCACCTGCCAACAGATCACCACGTGGTTGAGTACCGCAG actCGGAGGCCCGAGCCAGTCCCCGTCCCAAGAGGACGGCGAGGACAGCGGCGTCTGGAGGCCTACAGAAAAGGTGTATGGTCCCAGCAGTGTTGTGTGCGACCTGGAGGCCGACAGCTTGTACTCCTTCAGGGTCCGCAGCTGCAGGAACTCCATGTTCAGCCCCTACAGCCCTGAGGTCACCCTCCACACACCTCCTGCACCCG CTTTAGGTTTCCTGTTCAGCGACAAGTGTGGCTTCAGCGCGGAGCGGCTCATCCTAAACAAGCGACGGGACACCGTGGAGAGCGTGGCGGGCATGGCCTTCCTCCTTGCAGCAGAGCGTGTGCAGACGGGCAGTTACATTGGACTAGATTACATAATTGGGGACACTGGCATCTCTCAGGGAAG ACATTATTGGTCCTTCAAGGTGGAGCCGCACTCCTACATGGTTAAAGTTGGAGTGGCCTCTGACTCGAAGCTGCTTGAATGGTTTCACAATCCCAGAGATACCAGCAGCCcgag ATACGACCATGACAGTGGGCACGACAGTGGCAGTGAGGACACGTGCTACGAGCTCTCGCAGCccttcaccctcctcaccctggGCATGGGCAGACTCTTCATCCCTAAGGCCTCGTCATCCTCTTCCGTTTCCTCAGCAAACGCTCCGTCCGCTGACCCCGGCAATCGCGTGCTTCCCATGCCGCAACGCATTGGGGTGTGCCTAGATTACGACGCCTGCCGGGTGTATTTCTACGACGCAGACACCATGAGGTGCCTTTATGAGAGGCAGGTGGATTGTTCGGGAACAATGTATCCAGCCTTCGGCCTCATGGGCAGCAGCAAGGTGCAACTGGAGGAGTTAATCACGGCGAAGAGACTGACCTTCTGA
- the trim36 gene encoding E3 ubiquitin-protein ligase TRIM36 isoform X1 encodes MSDSEDMTEFASIVERIERGEVPIKNIERELICPICKELFTHPLILPCQHSVCHKCVRELLQLNYDDSFDAGSECSMPGSPRSRVPSPSMERLDRLVRSGGSRATVRRSFGSRGRRGLRVLSSCSSISSPGWRRGSVTPRVTAIPCPGCQHDIELGERGISMLFRNFTLESIVERYRQAARAAVAIMCNICKPPQLQEATKSCMDCKASYCNECFKLHHPWGTPKAQHEYVGPTTNFRPKVLMCPEHEMEKVNMYCEVCRRPVCHLCKLGGSHANHKVTSMSSAYKILKEKLAKSIHYLISKEDQVRTQITDLELLISQTEDNGQLAERQANEHFERLFETLQERKSEMLRSIEQSRNRRLNHLKTQVEEYQGMLENSGLVGYAQEVLKETDQSCFVQTAKQLHLRIQKATESLRTFHAAADPCFDEFVLDTSREETLLKEMCFGGVPDPPLIDLSHSRVYNEASISWRLSDDHLPTDHHVVEYRRLGGPSQSPSQEDGEDSGVWRPTEKVYGPSSVVCDLEADSLYSFRVRSCRNSMFSPYSPEVTLHTPPAPALGFLFSDKCGFSAERLILNKRRDTVESVAGMAFLLAAERVQTGSYIGLDYIIGDTGISQGRHYWSFKVEPHSYMVKVGVASDSKLLEWFHNPRDTSSPRYDHDSGHDSGSEDTCYELSQPFTLLTLGMGRLFIPKASSSSSVSSANAPSADPGNRVLPMPQRIGVCLDYDACRVYFYDADTMRCLYERQVDCSGTMYPAFGLMGSSKVQLEELITAKRLTF; translated from the exons GTGCCGATCAAAAACATCGAGAGGGAGCTGATCTGCCCGATCTGCAAGGAGCTCTTCACCCACCCGCTGATCCTGCCCTGTCAGCACAGCGTCTGCCACAAGTGTGtcagagagctgctgcagctgaactaTGACGACTCTTTCGATGCCGGCTCCGAGTGCTCCATGCCGGGCAGCCCCAGGTCCAGGGTGCCCTCCCCCTCCATGGAGAGGCTGGACAGGCTCGTGAGATCAGGTGGGTCTCGGG CCACAGTGCGAAGGTCGTTTGGAAGTCGAGGTAGACGCGGGCTCCGTGTTTTGAGTAGCTGTA GCTCTATCTCATCCCCAGGGTGGCGCAGAGGGTCAGTGACTCCACGGGTCACCGCCATCCCATGCCCCGGCTGCCAGCATGACATCGAACTTGGCGAGCGCGGCATCAGCATGCTGTTCCGTAACTTCACCCTGGAGAGCATTGTCGAGCGCTACCGCCAGGCCGCCCGCGCCGCAGTGGCGATTATGTGTAACATCTGCAAGCCTCCCCAGCTGCAGGAGGCGACAAAGAGCTGCATGGACTGCAAGGCTAGCTACTGTAACGAGTGCTTCAAGCTGCACCACCCCTGGGGGACACCCAAAGCTCAGCACGAGTATGTCGGCCCCACGACAAACTTTAGGCCCAAG GTGCTCATGTGTCCGGAGCACGAGATGGAGAAGGTGAACATGTACTGCGAGGTCTGCAGACGACCCGTGTGTCACCTCTGCAAGCTGGGAGGATCCCACGCCAACCACAAGGTCACCTCCATGAGCAGCGCCTACAAGATCCTAAAG GAGAAGCTGGCCAAGAGTATCCATTACCTCATCAGCAAAGAGGACCAGGTCAGGACTCAGATTACTGATCTTGAGCTGCTCATCAGTCAGACCGAG GACAATGGCCAACTAGCAGAGCGTCAAGCCAATGAGCACTTTGAGCGTCTGTTTGAGACGCTGCAGGAGAGGAAATCCGAGATGCTCAGATCCATTGAACAGTCTCGTAACCGACGCCTGAACCATCTCAAGACCCAG GTGGAGGAGTACCAAGGCATGTTGGAGAACAGTGGTCTAGTGGGCTACGCTCAGGAGGTGCTGAAAGAGACGGACCAGTCCTGCTTTGTACAGACGGCCAAGCAGCTGCACCTCAG gatcCAGAAGGCCACAGAGTCTCTGAGGACCTTCCACGCTGCAGCCGACCCCTGCTTCGATGAGTTTGTGCTGGACACCTCCAGAGAAGAGACTCTGCTCAAAGAGATgtgctttggtggag ttCCAGACCCCCCTCTGATTGACCTGTCCCATAGCAGAGTCTATAACGAGGCCTCAATCTCCTGGAGGCTTTCCGATGATCACCTGCCAACAGATCACCACGTGGTTGAGTACCGCAG actCGGAGGCCCGAGCCAGTCCCCGTCCCAAGAGGACGGCGAGGACAGCGGCGTCTGGAGGCCTACAGAAAAGGTGTATGGTCCCAGCAGTGTTGTGTGCGACCTGGAGGCCGACAGCTTGTACTCCTTCAGGGTCCGCAGCTGCAGGAACTCCATGTTCAGCCCCTACAGCCCTGAGGTCACCCTCCACACACCTCCTGCACCCG CTTTAGGTTTCCTGTTCAGCGACAAGTGTGGCTTCAGCGCGGAGCGGCTCATCCTAAACAAGCGACGGGACACCGTGGAGAGCGTGGCGGGCATGGCCTTCCTCCTTGCAGCAGAGCGTGTGCAGACGGGCAGTTACATTGGACTAGATTACATAATTGGGGACACTGGCATCTCTCAGGGAAG ACATTATTGGTCCTTCAAGGTGGAGCCGCACTCCTACATGGTTAAAGTTGGAGTGGCCTCTGACTCGAAGCTGCTTGAATGGTTTCACAATCCCAGAGATACCAGCAGCCcgag ATACGACCATGACAGTGGGCACGACAGTGGCAGTGAGGACACGTGCTACGAGCTCTCGCAGCccttcaccctcctcaccctggGCATGGGCAGACTCTTCATCCCTAAGGCCTCGTCATCCTCTTCCGTTTCCTCAGCAAACGCTCCGTCCGCTGACCCCGGCAATCGCGTGCTTCCCATGCCGCAACGCATTGGGGTGTGCCTAGATTACGACGCCTGCCGGGTGTATTTCTACGACGCAGACACCATGAGGTGCCTTTATGAGAGGCAGGTGGATTGTTCGGGAACAATGTATCCAGCCTTCGGCCTCATGGGCAGCAGCAAGGTGCAACTGGAGGAGTTAATCACGGCGAAGAGACTGACCTTCTGA